A window of Lagenorhynchus albirostris chromosome 11, mLagAlb1.1, whole genome shotgun sequence contains these coding sequences:
- the BIK gene encoding bcl-2-interacting killer — translation MYQARPLSRNLFLYTFLQNHGPGFLDDQREGLPGVTNILEFHPVSPYSDGPHYLAMQLASIADEMELRLLLPQFVEPIRMTVYSHIGLRDVLRSFMVAFTNLRENRSLWSFLTLRDRVSPSPWPELVLSLLLVVTLSWGRRLH, via the exons atGTATCAAGCAAGACCCCTCTCTAGGAACCTCTTTTTGTACACCTTCCTGCAAAACCATGGCCCTGGCTTCCTGGATGACCAACGTGAGGGGCTACCCGGCGTGACCAATATCTTGGAGTTCCACCCTGTCTCCCCCTACAG TGACGGCCCCCATTACTTGGCCATGCAGCTGGCCTCCATTGCTGACGAGATGGAGCTGAGGCTGCTGCTACCCCAGTTCGTCGAGCCCATCCGGATGACCGTGTACAG CCACATAGGACTGAGGGACGTTCTTAGAAGTTTTATGGTGGCTTTCACTAACCTCAGGGAGAACAGAAGCCTCTGGAGCTTCCTGACCCTCAGGGACAGG GTGTCCCCCAGCCCGTGGCCCGAGCTGGTGCTGTCCCTGCTGCTGGTGGTGACGCTCAGCTGGGGGCGCCGCCTCCACTGA